In the Gymnodinialimonas sp. 202GB13-11 genome, one interval contains:
- a CDS encoding Ldh family oxidoreductase translates to MQVSVSDIRTTAEAALLAHGAGAFQAAEVARAVARAEETGNIICGLYYLESYCTQLRSGRVNGTVEPDISRPKPGVVVADARLGFAQPAFTRALPQAIEAARENGVATLTVAHAHTCTSLGFFTEQIAAEGLIGIGFTNASAIVAAPGGRAPVLGTNPIAMTIPGEGAPVMHADFSTSAVALGKITMAKAAGEAIPLGWAVDAEGQPTTDPEAALKGALVSAAGPKGWAFGLLVEVMAAGLTGSVNSLDVKGLKLPDGPPHDLGQTYLLIDPDAHAGGDVMRERLARVADVIASDGGEGRIPGVPRRHLDPVDVPDALWAQAQTLANA, encoded by the coding sequence ATGCAGGTTTCCGTTTCAGACATACGCACGACGGCCGAGGCGGCCTTGCTTGCCCATGGGGCAGGGGCGTTTCAGGCGGCAGAAGTGGCGCGTGCCGTGGCCCGGGCCGAAGAGACGGGCAATATCATCTGCGGCCTCTATTACCTTGAGAGCTATTGCACGCAGTTGCGGTCGGGCCGGGTGAACGGGACGGTCGAACCAGACATTTCCCGCCCCAAGCCCGGCGTGGTTGTAGCCGATGCGCGGCTTGGCTTTGCGCAGCCGGCCTTCACCCGTGCCTTGCCGCAAGCCATTGAGGCAGCACGGGAAAACGGTGTGGCAACATTGACCGTGGCCCATGCCCATACGTGTACCTCGCTTGGGTTTTTCACCGAACAGATCGCGGCTGAGGGGTTGATCGGGATTGGCTTCACCAATGCCTCTGCCATCGTTGCGGCGCCCGGAGGCCGCGCGCCGGTCCTCGGCACGAACCCAATTGCGATGACCATTCCGGGCGAGGGCGCGCCGGTGATGCATGCCGATTTCTCGACCTCCGCCGTGGCGCTTGGGAAGATCACCATGGCGAAGGCGGCGGGCGAGGCGATCCCGCTCGGATGGGCCGTGGATGCGGAGGGGCAGCCGACGACTGATCCCGAAGCGGCGTTGAAAGGCGCGTTGGTCAGTGCGGCCGGGCCGAAAGGGTGGGCATTTGGCCTGCTGGTGGAGGTGATGGCCGCAGGCCTGACCGGATCGGTCAATTCGCTGGACGTGAAAGGGCTGAAACTGCCCGATGGGCCGCCCCACGATCTGGGGCAGACCTACCTGCTTATCGACCCCGACGCCCATGCAGGCGGTGATGTCATGCGCGAACGCTTGGCTCGGGTGGCAGATGTGATCGCGTCAGATGGCGGGGAAGGTCGCATTCCCGGTGTGCCGCGCAGGCACTTAGATCCGGTGGACGTACCCGATGCGCTTTGGGCGCAGGCACAGACGCTGGCGAACGCCTAA
- a CDS encoding mandelate racemase/muconate lactonizing enzyme family protein, which produces MKITRISIWHIPLTSHATYYMAEGKTCATVETVVVAVGTDAGLTGWGEVCPIPHYLPAYARGVAPALTECASVLLGADPLGADALMARVDTHLIGHRYAKSAIDLALWDLTGQAAGLPLYTLLGGRRQPDLPLYHSITCVDPDEMARIAREAKASGITQFQAKLGASGDWQTDVERLAKVREAVGPGPLVYGDWNCGATTLDAIRVGRGAAHLDVMLEQPCATLEDCARVQSATGVPMKLDELAHDTGSLLAAHALGIMDAVALKLSKFGGLSATRRARDLCLHLGAKMCIECTWGSDIVTAAALHLGAASPPSRLLNVCDLSGYVSPRLAPNAPSRTSGLIAPPDGPGLGITIDEDLLGSPDLVLD; this is translated from the coding sequence ATGAAGATCACCCGAATATCGATCTGGCACATCCCGCTGACCAGTCATGCGACCTATTACATGGCCGAGGGTAAGACCTGTGCGACGGTGGAAACCGTTGTTGTCGCGGTTGGAACCGATGCCGGGCTGACCGGCTGGGGCGAGGTCTGTCCAATCCCGCATTACCTGCCTGCTTATGCACGCGGCGTGGCCCCGGCGTTGACGGAATGTGCTTCGGTGCTTTTGGGGGCTGATCCACTTGGTGCAGACGCGCTGATGGCGCGTGTAGATACGCACCTGATCGGGCACCGCTATGCGAAATCTGCCATTGATTTGGCGCTATGGGATTTGACGGGACAGGCCGCGGGCCTGCCGCTTTACACTCTGTTGGGCGGACGGCGTCAGCCGGATTTGCCGCTTTACCATTCGATCACCTGCGTTGACCCAGATGAAATGGCCCGCATCGCGCGCGAGGCGAAGGCCAGCGGTATCACTCAGTTTCAGGCAAAACTCGGTGCGTCGGGGGATTGGCAAACAGATGTCGAACGCCTTGCCAAGGTGCGGGAGGCGGTTGGTCCCGGTCCGTTGGTATACGGCGATTGGAATTGCGGCGCGACGACGCTGGACGCGATCCGTGTGGGACGCGGTGCTGCGCATCTGGATGTGATGCTGGAGCAGCCTTGCGCAACACTGGAAGATTGCGCTCGCGTGCAATCGGCAACTGGCGTGCCCATGAAATTGGATGAATTGGCGCACGATACCGGATCGCTTCTGGCCGCGCATGCATTGGGCATCATGGATGCGGTTGCGCTGAAGCTGTCCAAGTTTGGTGGGTTATCTGCAACACGCCGCGCACGCGATCTCTGTCTGCATCTTGGGGCAAAGATGTGCATCGAATGCACATGGGGAAGTGACATCGTCACCGCCGCAGCCCTCCATCTGGGTGCCGCCAGTCCGCCATCGCGCCTTCTTAACGTTTGCGATCTTTCGGGCTATGTCAGCCCACGCCTCGCACCGAATGCACCAAGCCGAACCTCCGGTCTCATTGCCCCCCCAGACGGCCCCGGTTTGGGGATCACGATCGACGAAGACCTCCTCGGCTCACCTGACCTGGTATTGGATTGA
- the dusA gene encoding tRNA dihydrouridine(20/20a) synthase DusA, translated as MRADAVTEAAKLSVAPMMDWTDRHCRFFHRVLSRRALLYTEMVTAPAITRGDALHLLTFDAAEHPVALQLGGSDPAELAEATRIASGYGYDEINLNVGCPSDRVQSGCFGAVLMRQPDLVADCVKAMQDQSDVEVTVKCRIGVDEQDPEEALPRFLEAMEKAGIKRATIHARKAWLEGLSPKQNRDVPPLDYPLVYRMKAAFPDLHLSINGGVTSLDAAQVHLDHGMDGVMIGRAAYHTPADILLNADALMFGDVPAVRSAEDAAVAMLPYIEAHLSVGGRLNQITRHMLGLFAGRPGARGWKRTLSEEAHRDGAGPEVVLRALDHVTQHAA; from the coding sequence ATGCGTGCAGACGCAGTCACCGAGGCGGCGAAGCTGTCCGTGGCCCCGATGATGGATTGGACCGATCGGCATTGCCGGTTCTTTCATCGCGTGCTGTCGCGCCGCGCTTTGTTGTACACGGAAATGGTGACCGCGCCGGCCATCACCCGTGGCGACGCTTTGCACCTGTTGACCTTCGACGCCGCAGAACACCCGGTCGCCTTGCAATTGGGGGGCTCCGACCCCGCGGAACTGGCGGAGGCCACGCGCATTGCCAGCGGCTACGGATACGATGAGATCAACCTGAACGTCGGCTGCCCATCAGACCGTGTACAGTCAGGCTGTTTTGGGGCGGTGCTGATGCGACAGCCTGACCTCGTAGCCGATTGCGTCAAGGCGATGCAGGACCAGAGCGACGTTGAAGTAACCGTTAAATGCCGCATCGGTGTTGATGAGCAAGACCCGGAAGAGGCTCTGCCTCGGTTCCTGGAAGCGATGGAGAAGGCAGGGATCAAACGCGCAACGATCCATGCGCGAAAAGCATGGTTGGAGGGGCTTAGCCCGAAGCAGAACCGCGACGTGCCGCCCTTGGACTATCCGTTGGTTTACCGAATGAAAGCGGCTTTTCCTGATCTGCACTTGTCGATCAATGGCGGTGTAACATCCCTCGACGCAGCGCAGGTGCACCTCGACCACGGCATGGATGGCGTGATGATTGGGCGGGCTGCCTACCATACGCCTGCCGATATTCTGCTCAACGCGGACGCGTTGATGTTCGGCGATGTTCCGGCGGTACGATCTGCGGAAGATGCGGCTGTCGCCATGCTGCCGTATATCGAGGCGCATCTGAGTGTTGGTGGCCGTTTGAACCAGATAACGCGTCATATGCTTGGGCTGTTTGCAGGACGGCCCGGTGCACGGGGCTGGAAGCGGACACTGTCGGAAGAGGCCCACCGCGATGGGGCAGGGCCGGAGGTCGTCCTGCGGGCGTTGGATCACGTCACACAACACGCGGCCTGA
- a CDS encoding mandelate racemase/muconate lactonizing enzyme family protein, which translates to MKITRITVYQVDLPLEHPYWLSGGRLKFECLDATLVKLETDTGLTGWGEGTPWGHTYVPAHGPGLRAGLATMAPFVLGLDPRRVLDVERAMDLALPGHLYAKSPIDMACWDIAGQAAGVPIADLMGGGSRTPRPIASSVGAKTIEETRDVIERYRARGYVAHSVKIGGNVARDIARIRDVEAIRRDGEIVLYDVNRGWSRAQALQVMRATEDLCVTFEQPCETLDDIAALRPLHAAPVSVDESLVTLQDGARIARDGLAEVFGIKLNRVGGLTKAARLRDIALAHGIDIFVMATGGSVLADTEALHLAATVPDAACRAVWACQDMITAEIAGGRGPRNIDGHLHLPEGSGLGVHPDEATLGHPVAVYSA; encoded by the coding sequence ATGAAGATCACGCGCATCACCGTCTACCAAGTCGATTTGCCATTGGAGCATCCCTATTGGTTGTCCGGTGGGCGTCTCAAATTCGAATGTCTGGATGCCACGCTGGTGAAGTTGGAAACTGACACTGGCCTGACCGGTTGGGGTGAAGGCACGCCTTGGGGGCACACTTATGTGCCGGCCCATGGGCCTGGACTGCGCGCGGGCCTTGCCACAATGGCTCCGTTTGTCCTTGGTTTAGATCCGCGCCGCGTTCTGGATGTCGAACGTGCCATGGACCTTGCGCTTCCGGGGCATCTCTACGCGAAATCGCCCATTGATATGGCCTGTTGGGACATTGCGGGGCAGGCGGCGGGCGTGCCTATTGCAGATCTGATGGGCGGCGGGTCGCGCACCCCGCGCCCGATTGCCTCGTCGGTAGGGGCCAAAACCATTGAGGAAACGCGCGACGTGATTGAGCGATATCGCGCGCGCGGTTACGTGGCCCATTCCGTCAAGATCGGCGGCAACGTCGCCCGAGACATCGCGCGCATTCGCGACGTCGAAGCGATCCGCCGTGATGGAGAGATCGTGCTTTACGACGTTAACCGGGGCTGGAGCCGTGCGCAGGCGCTTCAAGTCATGCGGGCGACCGAAGACCTCTGCGTGACCTTCGAACAGCCGTGCGAAACGCTCGACGATATAGCCGCACTGCGCCCGTTGCATGCAGCACCTGTCAGCGTGGATGAAAGCCTTGTCACCCTGCAAGACGGCGCGCGCATTGCACGCGACGGACTGGCTGAGGTGTTTGGCATCAAACTGAACAGGGTCGGGGGGCTTACCAAGGCCGCTCGCCTACGCGACATTGCTTTGGCCCATGGCATCGACATCTTCGTAATGGCCACAGGCGGCAGTGTGCTGGCCGATACTGAGGCTCTGCATCTGGCCGCAACTGTGCCCGATGCGGCCTGCCGTGCAGTCTGGGCATGTCAGGACATGATCACGGCTGAGATCGCAGGCGGCCGCGGACCGCGAAATATCGACGGCCATCTCCATTTGCCCGAAGGTTCTGGTCTGGGCGTGCACCCTGACGAGGCTACGCTTGGGCACCCGGTGGCGGTGTATTCTGCATGA
- the msrB gene encoding peptide-methionine (R)-S-oxide reductase MsrB has product MSEFTKNPDVIATLTPEQYRVTQQSGTERPGTGEYLDNKEPGIYVDIVSGEPLFASSDKYESGCGWPSFTKPIDNVTEHRDTTHGMIRTEVRSKHGDSHLGHVFPDGPRDRGGLRYCINSASLRFIHRDEMEAEGYGKYIDQVEDVA; this is encoded by the coding sequence ATGTCCGAATTCACCAAGAACCCCGACGTGATCGCCACGCTGACGCCCGAGCAATACCGCGTCACACAGCAAAGCGGCACGGAACGCCCCGGCACGGGCGAATATCTCGATAACAAGGAACCTGGCATTTACGTCGACATCGTCTCTGGCGAGCCTTTGTTTGCCTCGTCCGACAAGTATGAGTCCGGTTGCGGCTGGCCCTCGTTTACCAAGCCCATCGACAACGTGACCGAGCATCGTGACACGACACACGGCATGATCCGGACCGAGGTCCGGTCCAAGCACGGCGACAGCCATCTGGGCCATGTCTTCCCCGACGGACCGCGTGATCGCGGTGGCCTGCGCTATTGCATCAACTCCGCCAGCCTCCGGTTCATCCATCGCGACGAGATGGAGGCCGAGGGCTACGGCAAATACATTGATCAAGTGGAGGACGTGGCATGA
- a CDS encoding aspartate aminotransferase family protein, with the protein MNRLHTQADWIARARKVLPAAGFGNFDPGIVIARGEGSRVWDEEGREYVDYLIGSGPMLLGHGDREVMEAVLEQLPKGMTFFANNARGIELAEAIVDAVPCCEQVRFVASGGEADMYAIRLARAYTGKAKILKFEGGYHGMSAEAQMSLAPTREVNFPTAVPDSAGIPQGVADDMLIAPFNDLDAVASLLAEHDDVAAVIAEPLQRIIPARPGFLQGLRDLCDKYGVLLIFDEIVTGFRLAYGGGQERYSVTPDICTLGKIIGGGFPLAALGAKPEIMAHFDKSAVGADKWLMQLGTLSGNPVAAAAGLKTMEILRRPGQYDKLRELGQTLKDMQSSALTAHGIPHRICGDPTLFDIYFTQGDPVDYRSAKHSDPRMNETWNRVLRDNGVFKSPGKLYPSLALREEDLQLTEHAVGQAAKALAEASVS; encoded by the coding sequence ATGAACCGCCTCCATACCCAAGCTGACTGGATCGCCCGCGCGCGGAAGGTGCTGCCCGCCGCAGGCTTCGGGAATTTTGATCCTGGCATCGTCATTGCGCGGGGCGAGGGCAGCCGTGTCTGGGATGAAGAGGGGCGGGAATATGTCGACTATCTCATCGGCTCAGGACCCATGCTTTTGGGCCATGGCGACCGTGAGGTGATGGAAGCCGTGCTTGAGCAGCTACCCAAAGGCATGACGTTTTTCGCCAATAACGCGCGCGGGATCGAACTGGCTGAGGCTATCGTTGATGCTGTGCCTTGTTGCGAACAAGTGCGCTTTGTTGCCTCCGGCGGTGAGGCCGACATGTACGCCATCCGTCTTGCCCGGGCCTATACTGGCAAGGCCAAGATCCTCAAATTCGAGGGGGGCTATCACGGTATGTCCGCCGAGGCTCAGATGAGTCTGGCCCCCACGCGTGAGGTCAATTTTCCGACTGCAGTGCCCGACAGCGCCGGCATCCCGCAGGGCGTGGCCGATGACATGCTGATCGCGCCATTCAATGATCTGGATGCTGTGGCGTCCCTTTTGGCCGAACACGATGATGTTGCAGCCGTCATTGCCGAACCCTTGCAACGGATCATCCCCGCGCGTCCCGGATTTTTGCAAGGACTGCGCGATCTTTGCGACAAGTATGGCGTGCTGCTGATCTTTGACGAGATCGTCACTGGCTTTCGCCTTGCCTATGGCGGCGGGCAAGAACGCTATAGCGTGACACCTGACATCTGTACCTTGGGCAAGATTATTGGTGGCGGCTTTCCTCTAGCCGCACTCGGGGCCAAGCCCGAGATCATGGCGCATTTCGACAAATCCGCCGTCGGCGCGGACAAATGGCTGATGCAGCTTGGTACGCTGTCGGGTAATCCAGTGGCTGCCGCCGCAGGCCTCAAGACGATGGAGATCCTGCGACGACCGGGGCAGTACGATAAGTTACGAGAGTTGGGTCAAACCCTTAAGGACATGCAGTCTTCCGCTCTGACCGCACACGGAATTCCGCATCGCATCTGTGGCGACCCAACGCTGTTCGACATTTACTTCACGCAAGGTGATCCCGTTGATTACCGAAGCGCGAAACACAGCGATCCGAGGATGAATGAAACTTGGAACAGGGTGCTAAGGGACAATGGCGTGTTCAAGTCACCCGGCAAGCTCTACCCATCACTTGCCTTGCGCGAGGAGGACTTGCAGCTAACGGAGCACGCCGTCGGTCAAGCTGCAAAAGCATTGGCCGAAGCCTCCGTGTCGTAG
- a CDS encoding FAD-dependent oxidoreductase, whose product MSDKQMPSHARVVIVGGGVMGVGLAYHLAHEGWGPEVVLLEKAELTSGSTWHAAGQITHSTSSFSLGKCVDYNIGLYSGALEAETGQAVTWHGCGSFRLAYTEDEMDWLRHTLSVGRALGFNIELVGPERVGELHPFYNLDGVLGALHTPDDGHVDPTNVTMAMAAGARAKGVRIIRRCRATNVTQQPTGEWLVETEQGSILCEHVVNAGGTYARQMGEWSGLQLPMTSMTHHYFVTDEVPEFRDLDRELPVIRDDRKVSGYIRMEQKKGLIGIYEKANPNTVWEDHCPWEAENELFEADYDRVMPWLEESLNRMPIFAELGITRDVHGAISHPPDGNPLVGPAPGVRNYWCCCGTQIGIGWGPGLTRELAHWMVHGAADISMRDYDPRRFGSYATKEWQVTKAKEDYCLRHEIPYPHFNRLAGRPIKPSPLYETLKAKGVVFEEVYGFERPRWFARDGVAQEDHYSFRRTIVDDVVAAEVKAVRERAGIMDVTAFTKVLVEGPGAYALLDRLTANRMPQKDGSITLAHMLNRRGRIELETTIVRMAGDRFYLVCAAFFEQRLLDHLAQHRDGEEVTFTALSDSWGALSLNGPRSRDVLAACTNARLENASFRWLSTQQIDIAGHDVWALRMSYAGELGWELHMPFTAMADVYAALWQAGQTHGIADYGSFAMNVMRMEKGFKGAGELTNEVTLAEADVLRFARTDKEYLGRDLSLNSDLQWVCAYLEIEPDGKIDGHGGEAVMHDGRVVGSTASVVHSPTVGKGLAFAYIVPEAAVPGTALEVVIHGTPRPARVLAEPAYDPQNLAPRTDADAVAAE is encoded by the coding sequence ATGTCGGACAAGCAGATGCCCAGCCACGCGCGTGTTGTCATCGTAGGCGGTGGGGTCATGGGGGTCGGGCTTGCCTACCATCTTGCCCATGAGGGGTGGGGCCCTGAGGTTGTGCTTCTGGAAAAGGCGGAACTGACCTCTGGCAGCACTTGGCACGCGGCAGGGCAGATCACCCACTCAACCAGCAGCTTCAGCCTCGGCAAATGTGTGGACTACAATATCGGGCTCTATTCCGGTGCTTTGGAGGCGGAGACTGGGCAGGCCGTCACCTGGCATGGATGCGGGTCGTTCCGACTGGCCTATACCGAGGATGAGATGGATTGGCTGCGCCACACGTTGTCGGTGGGTCGCGCACTCGGGTTCAACATCGAATTGGTCGGGCCTGAGCGAGTCGGTGAGTTGCATCCGTTCTACAACCTCGACGGTGTTTTGGGTGCACTGCATACGCCCGATGATGGCCATGTCGATCCGACCAACGTGACCATGGCAATGGCCGCCGGGGCGAGGGCCAAGGGCGTTAGGATCATCAGGCGATGCCGCGCCACGAATGTCACACAGCAGCCAACGGGTGAGTGGCTTGTCGAAACGGAGCAGGGGTCCATCCTGTGCGAGCATGTCGTCAATGCAGGTGGAACCTATGCGCGCCAAATGGGGGAATGGTCGGGGCTGCAACTACCCATGACGTCGATGACCCACCATTACTTCGTGACCGATGAGGTCCCCGAATTCCGTGACCTAGATCGCGAACTGCCCGTCATCCGCGATGACCGTAAAGTCTCCGGCTACATCCGGATGGAGCAAAAGAAGGGCCTTATTGGTATCTATGAGAAGGCAAACCCGAACACAGTTTGGGAGGATCATTGCCCTTGGGAGGCCGAAAATGAGCTTTTCGAGGCGGACTACGACCGTGTCATGCCGTGGTTGGAGGAAAGCCTGAACCGTATGCCGATCTTCGCCGAGCTTGGCATCACGCGCGACGTGCACGGTGCAATCAGCCATCCGCCCGATGGCAACCCGTTGGTTGGCCCTGCGCCGGGTGTCCGCAATTACTGGTGTTGTTGCGGTACACAAATCGGGATCGGTTGGGGCCCGGGCCTGACGCGAGAATTGGCGCATTGGATGGTGCACGGCGCAGCGGATATCTCGATGCGCGATTATGACCCGCGTCGGTTCGGAAGCTACGCGACGAAAGAGTGGCAAGTGACCAAGGCCAAAGAGGATTACTGCCTCCGCCACGAGATCCCGTACCCGCATTTCAATCGCTTGGCTGGACGACCGATCAAACCCTCGCCGCTGTATGAAACGCTGAAGGCCAAGGGTGTCGTCTTTGAGGAGGTCTACGGCTTTGAGCGCCCGCGTTGGTTCGCGCGAGACGGCGTGGCGCAGGAGGATCACTACTCGTTCCGCCGCACAATTGTGGATGACGTCGTTGCTGCTGAGGTTAAGGCCGTGCGGGAGCGTGCGGGGATCATGGATGTAACGGCCTTTACCAAGGTGTTGGTGGAAGGACCGGGCGCATATGCATTACTCGACCGGCTGACGGCGAACCGAATGCCGCAGAAGGATGGCTCGATTACTTTGGCCCATATGCTCAATCGCCGTGGACGGATTGAGTTGGAGACGACCATCGTGCGGATGGCTGGGGATCGCTTCTATCTCGTCTGTGCTGCATTTTTTGAGCAGCGTCTTTTGGATCACCTCGCCCAACACCGCGATGGTGAGGAGGTCACGTTCACCGCCCTGTCCGATAGCTGGGGCGCGCTCAGCCTGAACGGCCCCCGGTCACGCGACGTGCTTGCCGCCTGCACCAATGCGCGCCTGGAAAACGCGTCATTCCGCTGGCTCTCCACGCAGCAGATCGACATTGCCGGTCACGATGTCTGGGCCTTGCGCATGTCATACGCGGGTGAGCTCGGTTGGGAGCTGCACATGCCCTTCACCGCAATGGCAGACGTCTATGCGGCGCTCTGGCAAGCAGGGCAGACCCATGGCATCGCCGATTACGGCAGTTTCGCGATGAACGTGATGCGAATGGAAAAGGGCTTCAAGGGTGCGGGAGAGTTGACCAATGAAGTCACATTGGCGGAGGCCGATGTGCTGCGTTTTGCACGCACCGACAAGGAGTATTTGGGCCGAGACCTTAGCCTGAATAGCGATCTGCAATGGGTCTGCGCCTATCTGGAGATTGAACCGGATGGAAAGATCGACGGCCATGGTGGCGAGGCTGTGATGCACGACGGGCGCGTGGTCGGTTCAACGGCCTCGGTCGTGCATAGCCCGACCGTCGGCAAAGGACTTGCCTTCGCCTATATCGTGCCTGAGGCGGCGGTGCCGGGCACGGCGCTTGAGGTGGTGATCCATGGCACACCGCGCCCGGCGCGGGTACTGGCGGAGCCCGCCTACGACCCGCAAAATCTGGCGCCCCGCACAGATGCTGACGCGGTGGCCGCAGAATGA
- the msrA gene encoding peptide-methionine (S)-S-oxide reductase MsrA, protein MSDRAVLAGGCFWGMQDLIRKLPGVEKTRVGYTGGDVPNATYRNHGTHAEGIEIIYDPNVISYRKLLEFFFQIHDPTTLNRQGNDRGMSYRSAIYYVDEDQRQEALNTIADVNHSGIWPGPVVTEVEPVGDFWEAEPEHQDYLERIPNGYTCHFPRPDWVLPKRTQAAE, encoded by the coding sequence ATGAGTGACCGCGCAGTACTGGCCGGCGGCTGTTTCTGGGGTATGCAGGACCTGATCCGCAAGCTGCCCGGCGTTGAGAAAACGCGTGTGGGCTATACGGGCGGCGACGTACCGAACGCGACTTATCGCAACCATGGCACACACGCCGAAGGCATTGAAATCATTTATGATCCCAATGTCATCAGCTACCGTAAGCTGCTGGAATTCTTCTTCCAGATCCACGATCCCACCACGCTGAACCGGCAGGGCAATGATCGCGGGATGAGCTATCGCTCTGCCATCTATTACGTCGACGAAGACCAGCGCCAGGAGGCCCTGAATACCATCGCTGACGTCAACCATAGCGGGATTTGGCCCGGCCCGGTTGTCACGGAGGTTGAGCCCGTAGGCGATTTCTGGGAAGCTGAGCCTGAGCATCAGGATTATCTGGAGCGGATTCCGAATGGCTATACCTGCCATTTCCCGCGTCCCGACTGGGTGCTGCCGAAACGGACCCAAGCAGCGGAGTAA